A portion of the Acidobacteriaceae bacterium genome contains these proteins:
- a CDS encoding 3-deoxy-7-phosphoheptulonate synthase — protein sequence MAHLTNNLRIRSTKVVLPPIFLEEEMPVTEAASNTVFEARRQITEILNGTDDRLVVVVGPCSIHDTAAAREYAALLKGAIAELSDDLMIVMRVYFEKPRTTIGWKGLINDPYFDDSFRISDGLRIARRLLLDLAEQGVPAGTEFLDMISPQYVSDLVSWGAIGARTTESQVHRQLASGLSCPVGFKNGTSGNTQIAAEAILSATHSHTFLGSTESGQSAILLTSGNPDCHMILRGGRQTTNFDATAVAATVAQMQKSGVAPRIMIDCSHANSGKDHRKQGTVSANVAGQVAAGDRHIMGVMIESNLVAGAQSLVDGKALTYGQSITDACIDWPETATLLRELAASVRARRTPSN from the coding sequence ATGGCACATCTCACAAACAACCTCCGCATCCGTTCCACCAAAGTCGTTCTCCCGCCGATCTTCCTCGAAGAGGAAATGCCGGTCACCGAAGCCGCCTCCAATACCGTCTTCGAAGCCCGCCGCCAGATCACCGAGATACTGAACGGCACGGACGACCGTCTCGTCGTCGTCGTCGGCCCCTGCTCCATCCACGACACCGCCGCCGCGCGTGAGTACGCCGCGCTGCTCAAAGGCGCTATCGCCGAGCTCTCCGACGACCTCATGATCGTCATGCGCGTCTACTTCGAAAAGCCGCGCACTACCATCGGCTGGAAGGGCCTCATCAACGACCCGTACTTCGACGACTCCTTCCGCATCTCCGACGGTCTCCGCATCGCACGCCGCCTTCTGCTCGACCTCGCCGAGCAAGGCGTGCCCGCAGGCACCGAGTTCCTCGACATGATCTCGCCGCAGTACGTCTCCGACCTCGTCAGTTGGGGAGCCATCGGCGCACGCACCACCGAGAGCCAGGTTCACCGTCAGCTTGCTTCGGGACTCTCCTGCCCCGTCGGCTTCAAGAACGGGACCTCCGGCAACACCCAGATCGCGGCCGAAGCGATCCTCTCGGCCACGCACTCGCACACCTTCCTCGGCAGCACAGAGTCCGGCCAGAGCGCTATCCTGCTCACCTCCGGTAACCCTGACTGCCACATGATCCTCCGCGGCGGACGCCAGACGACCAACTTCGACGCCACCGCCGTCGCTGCCACCGTCGCGCAGATGCAGAAGTCCGGCGTTGCTCCGCGCATCATGATCGACTGCTCCCACGCCAACAGCGGCAAAGACCACCGCAAGCAAGGAACAGTCTCCGCAAACGTCGCAGGACAGGTCGCCGCAGGCGATCGCCACATCATGGGCGTCATGATCGAGAGCAATCTCGTCGCCGGTGCGCAGTCACTCGTCGACGGCAAAGCCCTTACCTACGGGCAAAGCATCACCGACGCCTGCATCGACTGGCCCGAGACCGCCACGCTCCTCCGCGAACTCGCAGCCTCCGTCCGCGCACGTCGCACCCCGTCAAACTAG